The sequence TCTGACACGTTtaagttgtggcaaaaaaattgtagaataaTTTGTGATCCTAGAACCACTCTATGGATAAATGTTCACCAAAAGTCTATTGGCTGTCACATTCATACCACGTTCTTAATTAACTCATGGTTGCCAATTAGCATAAGGGTGCTGGCAAGGCAATTCTACTTCAATTATTATACACCGCTAGGACCACAACATTTCATGACACGTGCCCTATTAGAGTATAATAATTTAGTAGGAGCATCCCCAAGAAATATTTAGATCGTGGGTTTATCGATTTCGGTTTAGGATGTGAGGTAAATTTAGAAGTTTTAAATTCAATTCATAAATAACACTATTGATTTATCGGTTTTCAAAGTTCTTAATTCGTTATTGTATTTTTGGGTGAAACGTCAAAGTCACATATTCCTGGTGAATTCACCTACTTTCTTTTAAGTGAGGCTCAAGGTATCATGGGAGGTTTCTCACCAGAGTTCCTTAGTAGAGCTTATAAAATGAATAAGAATGAAGCAAATAAGCTCGCAAAAAGCCAAACTGGGGTTCTGATAATTAAGCTACATTGAAGGAAAAACTATGCCTAAACCAAATGAAAACTACACTAACAAATTGGTCTATAACATTGTAGCTGCATTGCCTGATATTCGTGTCTCATGTGTGTAATAAACACAAAACCACCAAGCCAATCCCTCCAATAGCTAGCTACACCTTATGGCTAACCCTTACAGTCCTTTAGAAGTTGTGATTGAGTCTGCCCTCATGTCACAAGAATGAAACCTTACGTGGTGGTTTACATGTGGGACATAAAAAATAACCTCCGTTCTTCCAAGGAAATATCATTGGCTGACGtagaacacaaaaataataatattagtgttttaaaccaggtttataatacattatataactagagtacaactacaaaagggcctaacttTTGTAGATGTAGACTGGGGttacaaaagggcctaactttcgtgtgtgttctaataaatattactgtttactcagaaaaaaaaaaaaaaaaaaaaaaaaaaaaaaaaaaaaaaaaaaaaaaaaaaaaaaaaaaaaaaaaaaaaaaaaaaaagatatttatccCAATTAGTTGTGTGTCTAGTATCCGCTGTTTATAACCCCAATTTACAACTACAAAAGTTAgacccttttgtagttgtactcttgttatgtaatgtattataaacccggtttaaaacattaatattattatttttgtgtgtgttctaataagtattactgtttactcaaaaaaaaaaaaaaatagagatgtttatcccacattggttGTATGTGTCTAATGTCCACTGTTTATAACCtcagtctacaactacaaaagttagacccttttgtagttgtactctaattatgtaatgtattataaactcggtttaaaacactaatattactttttttcgtatatgttctaataagtattattgtttactcaaaaaaaaaaaaaatgagaaagctCAAGAAGACACAAGTTTTAACATGACActcaaacaagaaataaagaaagccATGGGAGGACATGAAATAGATGCACAtttaaacaagaagaagaagttgattAATAAAACAACACAGAATGTATGTGGAAAACCCTAGATAAGGGATAAAAAACCACGAACATGGTTGAATATAAAGACAGGTGTGAAGTCATCATATTCTCTCTTTTGAATCTTTTCACAACCGTGATATTATCTGCTAACTAAAGGATAAGAGCTGCGCCAACGTGACATTGGGACCTGTAGGTAGGTAGCTTTGCCATTGCTTAGGAGACAAGTCTTGGACATTGAGGGAGACATCATGAATATTGTGATTGGTACACATGTTCCTAAGGTGACTCATGGTGCACTCAACTAATAAGGGGTGTCACATTAGAAAGTCACTATCTCCCTTTTTGTGAGTGCTTGAGTACCATGTCAAGTGTAAATCTTACTTCCTTCCTAAAGTAGTCACACCTTTAGCACGGACCAAGACAAGCTCTCTTAGCCAACACCTATTCTGCTCCCTTCCCTCATAGTTGCTCCACGTGTAGAGTTTAGATTCAACCACTTACGCATTCTCCCATGCCTTAGTGGTGTTATGTACATACAatgaattgaaaattatatCATACGTCTAATCATTTATATTCAGTTGTTAATAAGATTTGCCACAAATGTAAGGTCTCCTTGAtcgatcctttttttttttttttaaattgaactTACCGGTTAAAAAAAGCCAAAACCAGTGGAATTATTCAGCATCCCTCCGACCTCTGAACCCAAATCTAACCAAAAATCATGCTCTCATCCAGACCAAGTTTGAAGAGATGTTGAGATTTAAACTTAtccatgatttttattttaaaaaaaaccttatccaTGATTTTAtcgcccaaaaaaaaaaaatcatccataaTTTTCATTAGTAGAAAAATGTAAATTTCATATTATACTTAAACtatttaaattgaaattgaaatcaGAACATATTTTCCCGAATATTTCTATCTAGATGAATCATTTGAGTATTTAGCAATAAATCACAATTCTGAACAACTAGAAACAAAAGTGAAGGTGGAAAGGAAGTAGTTTTATGCAATGTACAGTATAATTTCTTTTCACCtactaaaaaatttactttgaataaaattattgaCTAAAAAGTTGTCCTTGCCTGTCTCAGATCATgaccaaggtttttttttttttttttggggggggggggggggggggggaataagTCTGTCTAAGGGACTCAACTAGAATAAAACTGCAGGATAGCAAAAGACAGTAGAGAAACCTGAGCATATGATAGACTTCACACCAAATTACTAAGAAAATCATCTGGAGTACAATCGTCTTTACAGTAATCAGACTTGAGCAGGCAAGCATCTGTGTAGAGAGTTGAAAAATGGAGAAGGTAGCCCACATGGATTGGTAAGCCCTCTTGATCTAGTTGTTATCATTTTTTGATGTATTAATTCTAGAATTTAAGTTTTCTCACATTTTCCCCTTTGGTTTTGCTATTTAGGTTTGATGTAGTTTGGGTTCCAATTAACTTAAATAGTAAAGTGTCTTGTCGTCGAATAAAATATCTAAGATTTAAtctctgcctacaccaaaaccaattggtgtcttggtctgatgataaagagtaattatCAGAGAATGATGTCATAGGTTAAAATTgtctctaataaaaaaaagccGGATGTTTTACATTTTATGATGGAAAGATGCTACACCATAAGTatgcaattaactaatgaaaaataatattttttgaaaaataattctcacataaaaaatttatattaattttacagattttttcatgaaaagtactttttttaatggaaaaatttTAACGAAATTAGACTAAAGgcttgaattgaataaatttgaaaattagagACTTAtaattgaatgaaagtaaagttaaaagattgaaatgaatttcagtTAAACTTAGAGGGTACAATTCAAAGTTTTACAATTCACGAAGTTGTGACATATAAGTATGCAACTACAACTCCTcaagtataagtacttataTAGTTGCTTCTTACACCACCAAAAAGAGTATACATCTGCTTCTTCGAAAGTAGAGAATATAGTTTATTCCTTAGAAGttacaattttacataaaaacatattttattttatataattaaccACACAGCATTATATTTGATTTGCAAGCTGATTAATCCTCTGGAGGGATGAGGATTTTGTTCTTTCCAATATTTGACTTGAAAAGTTCCCCAAACTCTGCGGAAACATTGAGGGAAGCTTCTACCACCCCAAGAGATAATGCTCCCCAAGCTGATTCCTTGCTAGCTAAATCTTCAAAGGCAGGcctgcaaagaaaaaaaaaaaatatatatatatatatatattttaaaagaaaaaaaataaatgttaattaactttttatgtgaataagttttttttttttttttttaaataattacaatatgccgCTAATCCCGCAACTCAAACTCTTTCCCCTCTTAGACCttcaagcactttgtgcatgaagAGGTGTCAATTCAGTTACAAGGCCTTTAGCATGTAAATAAGTATTATTAAACAtacaataattatattattagaCAGATCATATTATtgtacatactttttttttgtatgtctCAAATTTATACTGTTCatctattattataaaatatatattagataaGGTAATATTCGATATTAACCGTTAAGATTAGGCAAGTATAGtgcataccaaaaaaaaaaattataaaaaattgtctgACATAGAATTCTCCAGTATGAGATATTCAAGCTTGAGTAGAGAAAAATGAAACTGATGCTTACTTGCTAGTTGTTATCATAGAGAAATACTCCAGTCCATCACCGCCTGCAACTTTGgcatcaacaaaaaattttggcaCCACAAGCAAGTGACCAGGCTTTAATTCCGTGTCCAAGACTTGCTTACCATTAATGCCCACAATTTGAACCTGACAAGTTCCTTTCACTACGTAAATTAGTTGAACTGAAGAATCAGTAGTATAAATTGGTGAAGACATGGCTTTAGCATCAAGTTTAACAAGTTTGGCAATCAGCTCAACTTGTCCAAGGAAAGGAAACTTGGCCTCAGTCAATGAAGTGACTAGTCCACCATGCTTGACATCAATATCAGGCACTGCAACATTGATGTTGTACACCAATTTGTTGGTATTGTCTTTGTTGGGCTTAGCCAATCTTTTTCCATCTTGAAGCTTAATTATTAGGAACCCAGTTTGGCTTTTTGCAAGCTTATTTGCATCATCTTTGTTCACATTATAAGCTCTGCTAATGAAGTCAGGTGAGAAACCTCCCATGATACTTTGAGCCCCACCTAAAATGAAGTAGGTGAATTCTCCGGGAATGTAAGACTTGGAGGTTTCACCCAAGAATACTATAACCAGTTCAGAATCTCCATCATTGAACCACCATGACACTGATCCCAGTACTACTGGTACAACATCTCCTTTCTTAAGTTTCAATACCACCTCCTCTGCTGTGTTAGGTAACACCATTCCAACTACTCCATCACTACCTGCACTACTTATAAGTTGATAAGATTTTTGTTCACAAATATGAGAGCCCTTGTTACGTATATGGAATGGTACAGTAGCTCATGGATTATCGAAGCACAGAAACTCATGGATtatccaaataaataatataaatttaactaTTAAACTAATTGTTGTCTTAAAAACTTAACAtgtggaaaattgaaaattttaatcatgataaattattaattatttcaaaAGATTAAGTTTAtaagaaattatgaatttaatcattttatcattattattgcAACATCATGGAGGGGAATCTAGTTTAAATCTCCTCCCAAATTGTAAGGTAGTAATAGCCTAGTATTaggttttacttttattcattGTAGGTTTGATGGATGGAACCCAAAAATAATCTCGTAgtatcataatttaaaataattttatttttgtttatttaaaatctaatatACATACAGACATATTCTATATAAGATATAATCATTCAAATTATAGAAAATCttaatagatgaaaaaaaattcaagattataataaaacacaaaaatgattttttgctaaatagtaatatgaaaatattgttgatgtttaataaaaatatttaaaaaatagaattaaaaatactaattttg is a genomic window of Quercus lobata isolate SW786 chromosome 2, ValleyOak3.0 Primary Assembly, whole genome shotgun sequence containing:
- the LOC115963062 gene encoding glutelin type-B 2-like, whose translation is MEFDLKPKFAQKLFEGDGGSYYSWSSSESPLLRETKVGAGKLVLQPRGFALPHYADSSKIGYVLQGSDGVVGMVLPNTAEEVVLKLKKGDVVPVVLGSVSWWFNDGDSELVIVFLGETSKSYIPGEFTYFILGGAQSIMGGFSPDFISRAYNVNKDDANKLAKSQTGFLIIKLQDGKRLAKPNKDNTNKLVYNINVAVPDIDVKHGGLVTSLTEAKFPFLGQVELIAKLVKLDAKAMSSPIYTTDSSVQLIYVVKGTCQVQIVGINGKQVLDTELKPGHLLVVPKFFVDAKVAGGDGLEYFSMITTSKPAFEDLASKESAWGALSLGVVEASLNVSAEFGELFKSNIGKNKILIPPED